TTACTTATAGGGGCTATTTTTTGGCGTTATCGTCAGCAACCTAATAACCTAGTTTTATATACTCTGGTTTGGTTAGGGGAATTATTAACGGTAGGTGTAGCTGGGCTTTTGGGAGGTAATGGTTTAGTCTGGGCGATCGCTAATGTTATTCTCGGATTATTATGTTTAATTATTATTGCTTGGTTAGCTCAAACCGATTCACCCTGGGCAAGATTGAATTTAGCCTACGTGCCTTTGGTTTATGCTGCTTTGGGCATAATCTGGCGACTTACCTACTTTGACTCTTATACAGGATTATTAACTCTGGGGGCAGCCTTGACTCTAGTTAATACTCGCCAGAATAATAATCAAATTAATAAACTAATTAACTATCTCGGTTTGGCAGGGATTTCTGTTGGGATCTATGAATTAGTTATTTATCGACTGTTGCAGTCATCAGGAGGAAGTGTAGCCGATGGCTTAACTGTATTAGCTTTAGTAGCTGCTGCGATCGCCTTTACTTATCGTTTAATGGCCTGGTGGTATCGTCAACGCCGTCAAACAACGATGTTTAATCTTAGCTTGTCTAAGGTTATTTTGATTGCTCATCTGCACTGGGCAATGAGCAGTATCTTTAAAATTATGGCTGCGGGTATTGCTCTAGAAAGTGCTGCACCTCGTTTAACTTTTATTAGTATTGCCACTAGCTTTTGTCTTGGCGCTTATGCTCTTATTCAGGGTAGACGCGATAAAGCAACAGCAAATAAAGCAAACGACTGGTGGGTATATATAGGCTTGGTAGAAATAGTGGCTACTTTAGTTTACAGCCGTCTAATTATCACTCGCTTAAGCTTATTCGATCCTTGGCGAGTTATATTTACCTGTGCCGTTGCCCTTTTGATTTATCAAATACCCTGGCAAAACTTGGGCTGGCGTAAAACTCCTTGGCAACGCACGGCTTTGATTATTCCTGCGCTGATGACTCTAATTACAGCCGAGGATGTTTCCTATCTCAGCTTGATAATTGTGGCAGCTTTTTATCTACGCATTGTCTACTACCAAAAGAACTTACGCTGGAGCTATATTAGCTTAGGATTTATTAACTGGGGCATCATTAGACTGGTTTGGCAATACAACACGGAATTGATTTGGATTGCAGGAATTATTAGTCTGTCTATTCTTTACGTTGCCCAGTTCGATCCTTATTTTAAGTCTTATCGCCGACAACGCCATTATTTACGTATAGCAGGCAGTAGCTTTGTTTGTGTAACTGCCTTATTTTACCCAGATTGGGGGCTTATTCCTGGCGTTATTAGCTTTAGCTTAATTTTCGTCGGTTTAGGATTTAAGATTAGAGCCTTTTTATTTGTGGGTACAGTTACTTTAATATTGACGACTATTTATCAGTTAATTATTTTGGTTTTAACTTATTCTTTTTTAAAGTGGATTGTGGGCTTAGTAACAGGAATTTGCTCAATTATAATTGCAGCAGGCTTTGAGCAAAAGCGCGATCGCCTAAACAATCAATTAAAAAGCTATGAAGATAAATTAAAAACTTGGCAATAAAAGTAAACAGCGATGCCTACTGCTAGCTGAATCTAAAAAACATTATCCCACGAAGATAAGAATTGCTTGGCGATCGCATATTTGCCAAAGTTACTGATGATTAATTCCCATTCCTTAGCAACTGTGAACTAACAATTAATCGGTACACGGGCAGAAACAAATACTGTATTTAATAGTTTCCAACTCTTGATTATCTAAAAACATGACAAATCGCCTCAAGACTTCTCTAGAGACTAACTGTTTAGCTAGGGATTTAAAAAGGCAACGCGATGCAAAAATGTTGGAACTGTCTCTTTTTGGGCATCAAAAGATGGTGTCTTAGATGATTTGCCACCCAAATTTAAAAACAAATAAATGCAGCACGTTATGACTGCTGCTAACATTATTCTTTCCAACATCGTTAATTCCTCTACCGCCTATCCCTACAAATATTAGTATGTCTTATTATGCTCGAATCATCTAGAGACAAATATATAAATTAGCAATTCTAAATCAAAACTTTAAAATTGCTTCATAAAAACAAAATAAATTTTATACATTGGTTAAAATAGAATATGTATTATCAAGTTCTTAACCGAGTTTTAAGTATGTAAGTTAATTCATAAACATTCATATATTTCATTTTCTATCGATCTAGATTTTAGATAACCTTGGAACAAAAATACATAAAAGCTGGGATTATTAATTTTAGCGTCAAGATAAAGTTAATCTCTAATGGAGAAAAGAATATGCTCCTAAATCTGGATCAAAAACTCCGCCGACTATAGGTACAAGCAAGAGAAAGGAGTTTCCAGCTTTTTTTTATTGCCAAGCTTAGAGCTTTTTGAATAGAAAAGCGATCGCCTAAAAAACATTTATTCTAATAGCGGCGTTGCACAATCGGACGATGATCTATAAAAAGTCTCAAATCACAAGTAAGTTTGAAAAGCTGATAGCTAACAGCTAATAGCTAATAGCTACGAACAGAAACACTTTGAGCAAGGAAGCCCGCGTCGCCGAAGGGCGCAAGGGCAAGTCTTGCTGTTGTACGTCATACGTTAAATTAGCAACGCCCTAATAACATTTACTTTGCCAATTCTGCTTCAATAGCTTGAATCAATTCAGAAGAAGTAGGAGTAACGCCACTACCAAATCTCGCCACTACCTCACCATCTTTATTAATCAAAAACTTTTCAAAGTTCCAGGCGACATCTCCTTGAGGTTCAACAGAATTAGTTAGAATTTGGTATAGAGGATGTTGCTTAGAACCCTGGGCATGAACTTTATCAAACATATCGAAGCTGACACCATATTTAGTTTCACAAAATTCGGCAATCTCTTCGTTTGAACCTGGTTCTTGAGAGCCAAAATCATTACAGGGAAAACCCATAACTCGCAAACCTTTATCGCCATATTCTTGATTCAACTCTTCCAGTCCTTGATATTGAGGAGTATAACCACAGTAGGAAGCAACGTTAACAATTAACAACACCATGCCTTTATAGTCGGCAAATTTTTCCTGATCGCCATCGATGTTTTTTATAGCTATATCGGATATATTACTCATGTTCTGCTTTGGAATCAGATTTACTAAATATGACAGATCGTACTGTACCATCTCTCCAAAACACTCAGGTTATTAAAGTTGATGATTTATCTGTCAGAATCGCTGCTTCTACTGCTGAGTTTACTCAAGATGCAGCTAATCAAGCTCAAAATTATCTGCGATCGCTGTTGGCACAACAAGAAACAGTAAGTATTA
This DNA window, taken from Pleurocapsa sp. FMAR1, encodes the following:
- a CDS encoding glutathione peroxidase; translation: MSNISDIAIKNIDGDQEKFADYKGMVLLIVNVASYCGYTPQYQGLEELNQEYGDKGLRVMGFPCNDFGSQEPGSNEEIAEFCETKYGVSFDMFDKVHAQGSKQHPLYQILTNSVEPQGDVAWNFEKFLINKDGEVVARFGSGVTPTSSELIQAIEAELAK